One window of Fusarium keratoplasticum isolate Fu6.1 chromosome 2, whole genome shotgun sequence genomic DNA carries:
- a CDS encoding Protein kinase domain-containing protein, with protein MLQALDYLANEGMIHRDVKPENILFAPSSPRTYQYKLADFGLANLADNAQTYAGTEPYMPPEVDLDSLGPQTVKIDVWSLFVTLAYAMNAAGYRRKPRHTREQVFKAVSEAANWKWLRPFREMAIEDPNRRATAGDMLDKVFRGRGRTTPQN; from the coding sequence ATGCTTCAGGCGCTCGACTACCTCGCCAACGAAGGCATGATTCACCGAGACGTCAAACCTGAGAACATTCTCTTCGCACCATCATCGCCTAGGACATATCaatacaagcttgcagatTTTGGCCTCGCCAACCTGGCAGACAACGCCCAGACGTATGCTGGTACCGAACCGTACATGCCGCCTGAAGTAGATCTGGACTCCCTCGGGCCTCAGACGGTCAAGATTGACGTCTGGTCCCTCTTTGTTACTCTAGCGTATGCCATGAATGCGGCCGGCTATCggaggaagccaaggcaCACTCGTGAGCAAGTATTCAAGGCAGTCAGCGAGGCGGCCAACTGGAAGTGGCTTCGACCATTCCGAGAGATGGCAATTGAGGACCCCAACCGTCGAGCGACAGCAGGAGACATGCTGGACAAGGTTTTCCGGGGACGGGGTCGTACAACTCCCCAAAACTGA
- a CDS encoding CCHC-type domain-containing protein — MPDSAPGQTRPDEARCYNCGTSGHWAIACPEPTRETPAGLAAWRNANTSGQGGHKEQHGGSKKSKGPIITKYAPTPAPGSVVTRYGPPPGYGPPSAPYPGAPSYPPQYPPYGSAAPGYAPGYAPPGYSHSYPPPSYGGPPPGLPPPPGPSAPYGPPPPPQPTQPPGPPPSYSRPYGPPPTPRQDHPPYSSHPPYQSYPPPTPPPYGQHAPPYPPPFPPHSAPPGYGHPPPPRPGPSPGPPPTPQPSRASGSPPIPRPSTVSTLPLPPSLPPKPSLPPKPPQPGRRRDFPDHSRDHRNRRRHERHNRNHDNRQKKNQPHPRQPERQPEQKPRENPQRPETKAPNLPKPTPSPKQEQTAQPAAKQESSTPIEKVETKKPDTEVSKTVAPQVVPDTTSNNATDADDLEWDEKTVFKELETAHPPDEVGKPLPAEYNDEVLLPRKWDAKCIESDYVQADNIEEYVKPIHETPYWPSIEFDPAFVRDGKLPSGEAVSGLPAEFPPKGPEAVRSESSESGEVHEQRSKRGHSSDNDRAERPLKRQRSRSASNLSRRGSNDGDSSRWDRQGVKRRSRRDSSGHRGTEARERDRRSPERTTSYHRDRSRDRSRGRSRDRSRGRSRTRTHTPASRSVSNASSGLDSLEAELLGRDVKAKTPEETPKRKPSGGSKPKRRQTKLDSAYSRRW, encoded by the exons ATGCCCGACTCGGCCCCAGGCCAGACACGGCCAGACGAGGCTCGCTGCTATAACTGCGGCACCTCGGGCCATTGGGCTATCGCATGTCCAGAGCCTACTCGAGAAACTCCAGC AGGTCTCGCGGCTTGGAGGAATGCCAATACTTCGGGCCAAGGGGGCCACAAGGAGCAACATGGAGGTTCGAAAAAGTCCAAGGGACCCATTATCACCAAGTACGCCCCTactccagctccagggtcAGTTGTGACCAGATACGGGCCTCCGCCCGGCTATGGTCCTCCGTCTGCGCCTTACCCCGGAGCTCCCTCCTATCCTCCCCAGTACCCTCCATATGGATCTGCAGCTCCCGGTTATGCGCCTGGCTACGCACCTCCGGGTTACTCACATTCATACCCTCCGCCCTCATACGGCGGTCCGCCTCCAGGTCTCCCACCGCCTCCTGGTCCATCTGCACCATATGgccctccaccaccacctcaaCCAACTCAGCCGCCGGGACCACCACCCTCATACTCACGGCCATACGGTCCTCCCCCAACTCCCCGTCAAGACCATCCGCCCTACAGCTCGCACCCACCATATCAATCATATCCTCCGCCCACGCCCCCGCCATACGGACAGCATGCGCCTCCGTATCCCCCTCCCTTCCCTCCTCACAGTGCACCACCTGGGTATGGacatcctccacctcccagGCCAGGCCCATCTCCAGGACCACCTCCCACACCACAGCCCAGCCGAGCATCAGGATCACCACCTATACCGCGTCCAAGCACAGTCTCGACGCTTCCCTTGCCACCATCTCTCCCTCCCAAGCCATCCCTCCCCCCGAAACCACCTCAGCCTGGTCGTCGCCGTGATTTCCCTGACCACTCTCGTGATCACCGGAATAGACGAAGACATGAGCGCCACAATCGCAATCATGATAACCGGCAGAAGAAGaatcagcctcatcctcggcaacCGGAGCGGCAACCGGAGCAAAAACCTCGCGAAAATCCCCAAAGACCTGAAACAAAAGCTCCAAATCTTCCGAAACCAACCCCATCACCGAAACAGGAGCAAACAGCGCAACCCGCCGCCAAGCAAGAGTCGAGCACACCCATTGAGAAGGTTGAAACGAAGAAGCCTGACACCGAGGTCTCGAAAACTGTTGCACCACAAGTAGTACCTGACACGACATCCAACAATGCCACTGACGCAGATGACCTGGAATGGGATGAGAAGACAGTCTTCAAAGAGCTAGAAACGGCTCATCCACCAGATGAAGTGGGCAAGCCTCTGCCTGCAGAGTACAATGATGAGGTGCTTCTTCCAAGAAAGTGGGATGCAAAATGCATCGAATCGGACTATGTCCAGGCTGACAATATCGAGGAGTATGTCAAGCCGATACATGAGACGCCGTATTGGCCATCGATCGAATTCGACCCAGCATTTGTGCGAGATGGCAAGCTCCCCAGCGGAGAAGCGGTATCTGGGCTCCCAGCTGAGTTTCCGCCAAAGGGCCCTGAAGCAGTGCGGAGTGAAAGCTCCGAGAGTGGGGAGGTCCATGAGCAACGCTCCAAACGTGGCCATTCTAGTGACAATGACCGTGCCGAGCGACCTCTCAAGAGACAGAGATCCCGTAGTGCTTCTAATCTCAGCCGCAGAGGATCAAACGACGGGGATTCCAGTCGGTGGGATAGGCAGGGGGTAAAGCGCAGATCACGTCGGGACAGTTCCGGACATCGAGGAACGGAGGCTCGTGAACGAGATCGACGATCTCCCGAAAGAACAACATCTTACCATCGGGATCGGAGTCGAGATCGCAGCAGGGGTCGAAGCAGAGACCGCAGCCGTGGTCGCAGTCGAACACGTACTCATACCCCGGCTTCACGGTCAGTGTCCAACGCCTCATCTGGGTTGGACTCGTTGGAAGCCGAGCTGCTGGGACGAgatgtcaaggccaagaccccCGAGGAAACACCAAAGCGAAAGCCGTCTGGGGGCAGCAAGCCCAAACGTCGTCAAACGAAGCTCGACTCTGCATACAG CCGTCGTTGGTAG
- a CDS encoding MFS domain-containing protein encodes MVPNNKSKEPDTRITIEEIPEEFDLERLGRQRPEAFKSTWTEVAFVASMVTSLAATEFFVGGFQILIPGISDALNIPQDSQTWLSSVITLVAGSFLFPCARLVDMFGGYLLFHVGILWVVAWSVITGFSKTFFMLVFCRAMQGLGAAAFLPAGVSLIGRTYRPGPRKNLVFSLYGAMVPVMFFLGTMCGGMVQQYLTWGWYFWLITMILTPAVCVSLWASPRDYAEARKGGNTMDWWGIGTLVPGLLLVIYAITDSRRYGWTAPHIIATLVVGCAFLIAAIFVEGWVASAPLVPPEIFQVKGMKKMLGILSLKFGVYSVFLFYANFYIKSVLGKDPMTASVWFAPWAAGGMILSISSGLLLHILSGQIILILCGVAKVIAILLFALMPNSPSYWAWVFPALMAEGACISVLSAIGNVFMTSTLPRHLLGLAGALIFVASYLASAFLLAIIAVVVGVFESKGWDLKAQHKGVFWIAFGLACLALILDFFIKLPKAGCEDVEKPKSKKDDLESDLSETESPSVFATPSDQLSINEEAVNERDEEERKGTDTFEKKDVEVEVKVVRIHDVLKDFV; translated from the exons ATGGTACCCAACAACAAGTCCAAAGAGCCAGACACTCGGATCACTATTGAGGAGATCCCAGAAGAGTTCGACCTTGAGAGGTTGGGACGACAGCGGCCTGAAGCATTCAAGTCAACATGGACTGAGGTGGCATTTGTCGCGTCCATGGTGACATCTCTTGCTGCCACG GAATTCTTTGTCGGCGGCTTCCAGATTCTTATTCCCGGAATCTCTGATGCCTTGAACATCCCTCAGGATTCTCAGACATGGCTCTCCAGCGTCATCACTCTGGTGGCCGGCTCGTTCCTGTTCCCCTGCGCTAGGTTGGTCGACATGTTTGGCGGCTATCTGCTCTTCCACGTGGGCATTCTATGGGTTGTCGCCTGGTCTGTCATCACAGGCTTTAGCAAGACCTTCTTCATGCTTGTCTTCTGCCGCGCGATGCAGGGTCTCGGAGCCGCAGCCTTTCTGCCCGCCGGCGTGTCCTTGATCGGACGCACCTATCGCCCAGGTCCCCGGAAGAATCTCGTGTTCAGCCTCTATGGTGCCATGGTCCCGGTCATGTTCTTCCTTGGGACCATGTGCGGAGGCATGGTTCAGCAGTACCTCACCTGGGGCTGGTACTTTTGGCTGATTACCATGATCTTGACTCCCGCCGTTTGCGTCTCGCTTTGGGCGTCACCCCGTGACTATGCTGAGGCTAGGAAAGGAGGCAATACTATGGACTGGTGGGGTATCGGTACATTGGTCCCtggtcttcttctggtcATCTACGCCATCACGGATAGTCGTCGCTATGGCTGGACCGCGCCGCACATCATCGCAactctcgtcgtcggctgcGCATTTCTTATTGCAGCCATCTTTGTGGAGGGTTGGGTGGCTTCTGCGCCGCTGGTCCCACCGGAGATCTTCCAGGTCAAGGGCATGAAGAAGATGCTGGGCATATTGTCCTTGAAGTTTGGTGTTTACTCGGTGTTTCTCTTCTATGCCAACTTCTA TATCAAGTCTGTTCTCGGAAAGGACCCCATGACTGCCTCAGTGTGGTTTGCCCCATGGGCTGCTGGTGGCatgatcttgtccatctctagtggtctccttctccacATCCTCTCAGGCCAGATTATCCTCATCCTTTGTGGAGTGGCCAaggtcatcgccatcttgcTTTTCGCCCTCATGCCCAACAGCCCCAGCTACTGGGCTTGGGTATTCCCAGCCCTCATGGCTGAGGGAGCATGCATCTCAGTTCTTTCAGCAATCGGCAACGTCTTCATGACCTCGACTCTACCACGCCACCtccttggcttggccggCGCCTTGATCTTTGTTGCTTCATACCTTGCCAGCGCattcctcctcgccatcatcgccgtgGTGGTTGGTGTGTTTGAATCAAAGGGCTGGGATCTGAAGGCCCAACACAAGGGCGTCTTTTGGATTGCTTTCGGGCTTGCATGCCTAGCTCTCATCCTGGACTTTTTCATCAAGCTCCCTAAAGCTGGCTGCGAAGATGTCGAGAAGCCTAAATCCAAGAAGGATGATCTGGAGTCTGATCTCTCCGAGACTGAAAGCCCTTCTGTTTTCGCCACACCCTCGGATCAGTTGAGCATTAACGAAGAGGCTGTCAACGAGCGAGACGAAGAGGAGCGAAAGGGTACCGACACGTTTGAAAAGAAGGATGTAGAGGTGGAGGTAAAAGTTGTTCGCATTCATGATGTTCTCAAGGATTTTGTTTAG